From a single Sphingosinicellaceae bacterium genomic region:
- a CDS encoding response regulator transcription factor → MRVLVVEDEPNLLRQLKTALEGAGYAIDTAADGEDAHYLGATENYDAVVLDLGLPEVDGLTVLDRWRKEGRTAPVLVLTARDSWSDKVAGLDAGADDYLAKPFQTEELIARLRALIRRSTGNASSELMAGAVRLDTRSGRVTLGGEPVKLTAQEFKLLSYLMHHKGKVVSRTELIEHIYDQDFDRDSNTIEVFITRIRKKLGSDLISTTRGLGYSLDAA, encoded by the coding sequence GTGCGCGTACTCGTTGTCGAAGATGAACCCAATTTGCTGCGTCAGCTGAAGACCGCGCTCGAAGGCGCCGGCTATGCGATCGATACGGCCGCCGATGGCGAGGACGCGCATTATCTGGGTGCTACCGAAAATTATGATGCGGTGGTGCTCGACCTCGGGCTGCCCGAGGTCGATGGGCTGACCGTGCTCGACCGCTGGCGCAAGGAAGGCCGGACGGCGCCGGTGCTGGTGCTGACGGCGCGCGACAGCTGGTCGGACAAGGTCGCCGGCCTCGATGCCGGTGCCGACGACTATCTGGCCAAGCCCTTCCAGACCGAGGAACTGATCGCTCGGCTGCGCGCCCTGATCCGGCGGTCGACCGGCAACGCGTCGTCCGAACTGATGGCGGGTGCGGTACGCCTCGACACCCGTTCGGGCCGCGTCACGCTCGGTGGCGAGCCGGTCAAGCTGACCGCGCAGGAGTTCAAGCTGCTCAGCTATCTGATGCATCACAAGGGCAAGGTGGTTAGCCGCACCGAGCTTATCGAGCACATCTACGACCAGGATTTCGACCGCGATTCGAACACCATCGAGGTGTTCATCACGCGCATCCGCAAGAAGCTCGGGTCCGACCTGATCAGCACGACCCGCGGCCTTGGCTACAGCCTCGACGCCGCCTGA
- a CDS encoding PepSY domain-containing protein, producing MNIHKLFTARYLSRTMMVSKPLPLFVALALAAGTLGMAAGLASAQQKSWTPYTGVSEGAMLPYPKLKAIADRAAGGGRLIGSDFDKESWTYQMRYVRGTEIVDIVVDARTGRILGRRESM from the coding sequence ATGAACATTCACAAGCTGTTCACCGCCCGCTACCTATCCCGAACGATGATGGTGTCGAAGCCGCTCCCCCTGTTTGTCGCGCTGGCGCTGGCGGCCGGAACGCTGGGCATGGCGGCGGGGCTGGCGTCCGCGCAGCAGAAGTCGTGGACGCCCTATACCGGTGTTTCGGAAGGGGCGATGCTGCCGTACCCGAAACTCAAGGCGATCGCCGACCGCGCCGCCGGCGGTGGCCGGCTGATCGGCAGCGACTTCGACAAGGAAAGCTGGACGTATCAGATGCGATATGTCCGCGGAACGGAGATCGTCGACATCGTCGTCGACGCAAGAACGGGCCGGATACTTGGCCGCCGGGAGAGCATGTAG
- a CDS encoding CDP-alcohol phosphatidyltransferase family protein — translation MPAASRPTAIEDPTNRFVIHRLSAAVLPFAVRSGIHPNAVSLLGLAFAGCSGTAYHYWRSPWMVAIGFAFMVCWHVCDGLDGQLARATGKASATGRLVDGVCDYLAFFAVLIPVATSFPDWGDKLTLCLTAGAAHGFQAAYYEGVREGWLRRFRGRFEAEPRPVTGHFLEHGHNALEQLVGSGERPVDRLLRAQPERLPAVLAATAPWVRVLMPLSANGRTLALPIACLLGHAEWFWWWELIGLNLIAVCGGVGLRRAEARIVASAPGMLDLHPFDKPANSGLEGAE, via the coding sequence GTGCCAGCCGCCAGCCGTCCTACCGCGATCGAAGATCCGACCAACCGCTTCGTCATCCACCGGCTGAGCGCGGCAGTGCTGCCGTTCGCGGTCCGCAGCGGCATCCATCCCAACGCTGTCTCGCTGCTCGGCCTCGCTTTCGCGGGCTGCTCGGGGACGGCGTATCACTATTGGCGCTCGCCGTGGATGGTCGCGATCGGGTTCGCGTTCATGGTCTGCTGGCACGTCTGCGACGGCCTCGACGGGCAGCTCGCGCGCGCCACCGGCAAGGCTTCGGCGACCGGGCGGCTGGTCGACGGCGTCTGCGACTACCTGGCGTTCTTCGCAGTGCTTATCCCGGTCGCGACGAGCTTCCCGGACTGGGGCGACAAGCTAACACTGTGCCTGACCGCCGGGGCCGCTCACGGCTTTCAGGCGGCGTACTATGAAGGCGTTCGCGAAGGCTGGCTGCGACGTTTCCGGGGCCGTTTCGAGGCCGAGCCACGCCCGGTCACCGGCCACTTCCTCGAGCACGGCCACAATGCCCTCGAACAACTGGTCGGCAGCGGCGAGCGTCCGGTCGACCGCCTCCTCCGCGCCCAGCCCGAGCGTTTGCCTGCCGTCCTCGCCGCGACCGCGCCGTGGGTGCGTGTGCTGATGCCGCTGTCGGCGAACGGCCGCACCCTCGCGCTGCCGATCGCCTGCCTGCTTGGCCACGCCGAGTGGTTCTGGTGGTGGGAGCTGATCGGTCTCAACCTCATCGCGGTTTGCGGTGGAGTGGGGCTGCGGCGCGCCGAGGCCCGGATTGTCGCGAGCGCCCCCGGGATGCTAGACCTGCACCCGTTCGACAAACCCGCAAACAGCGGGCTCGAAGGGGCAGAATGA
- a CDS encoding DUF1467 family protein encodes MHLASAIAIYLLFWVLTLFAVLPWGVRTSDEAGEARGPGEADSAPANPMLWRKAAWTTVIASLLFAAFYANYVAGWIALEDIPGWG; translated from the coding sequence GTGCACCTCGCCTCGGCCATCGCGATCTACCTGTTGTTCTGGGTGCTGACGCTGTTCGCGGTGCTACCGTGGGGCGTCCGCACCAGCGACGAGGCCGGTGAGGCACGCGGGCCGGGCGAGGCGGACTCGGCCCCGGCGAATCCGATGCTGTGGCGCAAGGCGGCGTGGACGACTGTGATCGCGAGCCTGTTGTTTGCGGCGTTCTACGCGAATTATGTCGCGGGTTGGATCGCGCTGGAAGACATTCCGGGTTGGGGGTGA
- a CDS encoding ribonuclease J, with protein sequence MTPGKELIFLPLGGSGEIGMNVNLYGCNGKWIMVDLGMTFADPSYPGVDLILPDLSFIEERRKDLLGIVLTHGHEDHIGAIPYLAADLGVPLFATPFTAGLIRKKLEEEGGDAAKVKLNIVKLGGTVKLGDFSIRYAALAHSIPEGNALVIDTPYGRVFHTGDWKLDDKPQMGVPTSEAALRAIGDEGVLAMVGDSTNVFNAEASGSEEGVRIGLTELIKARKTGRVLVTTFASNAARVHTLGEVAKLTGRHIVLVGRSMDRITQTAKAVGYLKDFPPLMSFEDAARADPSSLLIVCTGAQGEPNAALSRIAAGSHSHLKLQPGDLVVYSSKQIPGNELAIGAVQNALAAKGVEVITEKQAHVHVSGHPGRPELEKMYDWIRPTISIPVHGERRHLEEHAKLALSIGVPRAMVPSNGGAIRLAPDGPKLIGHERVGRLVLDGDVILPADGATMVQRRRMMHSGYLSATLVLNKAGKLAAAPSIVMQGVPVEEDRDDFIAECVEAAGKAGQGDSRNAEKYAEGVRVAVRRVAREWTGKKPVTDVQVVQL encoded by the coding sequence ATGACACCTGGTAAAGAACTGATCTTCCTGCCGCTCGGCGGCTCCGGCGAGATCGGGATGAACGTCAACCTGTACGGCTGCAACGGCAAGTGGATCATGGTCGACCTCGGCATGACCTTCGCCGACCCGAGCTATCCCGGCGTCGATCTCATCCTCCCCGACCTCAGCTTCATCGAGGAGCGCCGCAAGGACCTGCTCGGCATCGTCCTGACCCACGGCCACGAGGACCATATCGGGGCGATCCCGTATCTCGCCGCCGACCTCGGCGTGCCGCTGTTCGCGACGCCGTTCACCGCCGGCCTGATCCGCAAGAAGCTGGAGGAGGAGGGCGGCGACGCCGCCAAGGTCAAGCTCAACATCGTCAAGCTCGGCGGCACCGTTAAGCTCGGCGACTTCAGCATCCGTTACGCCGCGCTGGCGCACTCGATCCCCGAGGGCAACGCGCTGGTTATCGACACGCCGTACGGACGGGTCTTTCACACCGGCGACTGGAAGCTCGACGACAAGCCCCAGATGGGCGTCCCGACCAGCGAGGCCGCGCTGCGCGCCATCGGTGACGAGGGCGTGCTGGCGATGGTCGGCGACTCCACCAACGTCTTCAACGCCGAGGCTTCGGGGTCGGAGGAGGGCGTGCGCATCGGCCTCACCGAGTTGATCAAGGCGCGGAAGACCGGCCGCGTGCTGGTCACGACCTTCGCCTCGAACGCGGCCCGCGTGCACACGCTGGGTGAAGTCGCCAAGCTGACCGGCCGGCACATCGTGCTCGTCGGTCGCTCGATGGACCGCATCACGCAGACTGCAAAGGCAGTGGGTTACCTCAAGGACTTCCCGCCGCTGATGAGCTTCGAGGATGCGGCGCGGGCCGATCCGTCGTCGTTGCTGATCGTCTGCACCGGCGCGCAGGGCGAGCCGAACGCCGCGCTCAGCCGAATTGCGGCGGGCAGCCACTCGCACCTCAAGCTCCAGCCCGGCGATCTCGTGGTCTATTCGTCGAAGCAGATCCCCGGCAACGAGCTCGCTATCGGTGCGGTGCAGAACGCACTCGCGGCGAAGGGCGTCGAGGTCATCACCGAGAAGCAGGCGCACGTCCACGTCTCGGGCCACCCCGGCCGTCCCGAACTCGAGAAGATGTACGACTGGATCCGTCCGACGATCTCGATCCCGGTCCACGGCGAGCGCCGCCACCTCGAGGAGCATGCCAAACTGGCGCTGTCGATCGGCGTGCCGCGCGCGATGGTACCCAGCAACGGCGGCGCGATCCGCCTCGCGCCCGACGGCCCCAAGCTGATTGGGCACGAGCGGGTCGGGCGACTGGTCCTCGACGGCGATGTCATCCTGCCGGCGGACGGTGCGACGATGGTCCAGCGCCGGCGCATGATGCACAGCGGCTACCTGTCGGCGACGCTCGTTCTCAACAAGGCCGGCAAGCTCGCGGCGGCACCGTCGATCGTCATGCAGGGCGTGCCGGTCGAGGAAGACCGCGACGACTTCATCGCCGAGTGCGTCGAAGCCGCGGGCAAGGCCGGGCAGGGCGACTCACGCAACGCCGAGAAATACGCCGAAGGGGTCCGCGTCGCGGTCCGCCGGGTGGCGCGCGAGTGGACCGGCAAGAAGCCGGTGACCGACGTCCAGGTCGTGCAGCTCTAG
- a CDS encoding type III pantothenate kinase, whose translation MLLAIDVGNTNIVFALCEGEYIRQRWRISTDHNRTADEYAVWLHQLMSLEGVEHSHISAAIIATVVPPTLFNLQHLCRKYFKIEPLVVAVGGLELGMRIDLPNPSEAGADRIVNAVAAHAAHPGDLIVVDFGTATTFDVVGADGSYRGGVIAPGINLSMDALYAAAAKLPRIAVEPPPEGKGVIGKGTIHAMQSGVFWGYVGLIEGLVARITSEIGRPVTVIATGGLATLFNRHTNAIDMVDGDLTMCGLIRIHALNQALHASNGSEPT comes from the coding sequence ATGCTGCTCGCCATCGACGTCGGCAACACCAACATCGTCTTTGCGCTGTGCGAAGGCGAGTACATCCGCCAGCGCTGGCGCATCTCGACCGACCACAACCGCACCGCCGACGAATACGCGGTCTGGCTGCACCAGCTGATGAGCCTCGAGGGCGTCGAGCACAGCCATATTTCCGCGGCGATCATCGCGACGGTGGTGCCGCCGACACTGTTCAACCTCCAGCACCTGTGCCGCAAATACTTCAAGATCGAGCCGTTGGTGGTCGCGGTCGGCGGCCTCGAGCTCGGCATGCGCATCGACCTGCCGAACCCGTCGGAGGCCGGTGCCGACCGCATCGTCAACGCCGTCGCCGCGCACGCCGCGCACCCCGGCGACCTGATCGTGGTCGACTTCGGCACCGCCACCACCTTCGACGTCGTCGGCGCCGACGGCAGCTACCGGGGTGGCGTCATCGCGCCGGGCATCAACCTCAGCATGGACGCGCTCTATGCCGCGGCGGCCAAATTGCCACGGATCGCGGTAGAGCCGCCGCCCGAGGGCAAGGGCGTCATCGGCAAGGGCACGATCCACGCGATGCAGTCAGGGGTGTTCTGGGGCTATGTCGGCCTGATTGAAGGTTTGGTCGCGCGCATTACATCGGAGATCGGGCGACCGGTCACGGTGATCGCTACCGGAGGCCTCGCGACGCTCTTCAATCGCCATACCAACGCCATAGACATGGTCGATGGCGACCTCACCATGTGCGGTTTGATCCGCATCCACGCGCTGAATCAAGCGCTCCACGCATCCAACGGCTCTGAACCAACCTGA
- a CDS encoding biotin--[acetyl-CoA-carboxylase] ligase, with product MTHLATIGSTNDWLAERLSDLPDESWVRADTQTGGRGRRGRVWTSCPGNVFASVLVKPQPGEGPAPQLSFVAALALARALDRWVAPDRLTLKWPNDLLLDGVKVSGILLEGQSGATIIGLGVNLAGHPESSERPATSLAAAGIAPPSPAEFVTILGSTFANARADWREGGFAPIRAAWLERASGLGAPVVARLGTETLTGVFEGLADDGALQLRLDSGTLRAVHAGEVFAGV from the coding sequence ATCACCCACCTCGCCACCATCGGCTCGACCAACGACTGGCTCGCCGAGCGCCTGTCTGACCTGCCCGACGAAAGCTGGGTCCGCGCCGACACCCAGACCGGTGGCCGGGGCCGACGGGGCCGGGTGTGGACCTCCTGCCCCGGCAATGTCTTTGCCAGCGTGCTGGTCAAGCCGCAGCCGGGCGAGGGCCCCGCGCCGCAGTTGTCGTTCGTCGCCGCGCTGGCGCTGGCGCGCGCACTCGACCGCTGGGTCGCCCCCGACCGACTGACGTTGAAATGGCCCAACGACCTGCTCCTCGACGGGGTCAAGGTCTCGGGCATCCTGCTCGAGGGGCAAAGCGGGGCGACGATCATCGGCCTCGGCGTCAACCTTGCTGGGCACCCAGAGTCGAGCGAGCGTCCCGCGACCTCGCTCGCCGCCGCGGGGATCGCGCCGCCGTCACCGGCCGAGTTCGTGACCATCCTCGGCTCGACGTTCGCCAACGCCCGTGCCGACTGGCGCGAGGGTGGCTTCGCACCGATCCGAGCCGCCTGGCTGGAGCGCGCCTCGGGCCTCGGTGCACCGGTCGTCGCGCGCCTCGGCACCGAGACCCTGACCGGGGTGTTCGAGGGCCTCGCCGATGACGGGGCGCTACAACTCCGGCTGGACAGCGGTACCTTGCGTGCGGTTCATGCCGGCGAAGTCTTCGCGGGGGTCTGA
- the nuoN gene encoding NADH-quinone oxidoreductase subunit NuoN, with protein sequence MNPVFASIQIAAPELVLTIGALFTLILGVFRGDRSLVPLTWVCVLIFAIAGVAAVTGVPGLAFGGLYIADGFSVFLKVLVLGGAAVSAVLALPYLAKADTGRFEYPVLLVLSALGMCMMVSAHDMLTLYIGLELQSLAAYVLAAFHRNEAKSSEAGLKYFILGALASGILLYGISLVYGFGGSTDFATLASAVHGRSTGVMFGLVFILAGLMFKISAVPFHMWTPDVYEGAPTPVAAFFASAPKAAAMGLLVRVCVEAFGGMTLDWRQIVTFVSIASMVLGAVGAIGQTNIKRLLGYSSINNVGFALIGLAAGTVDGITGVLFYMAVYLVMTLGSFLCVLQMRDLDGNPVETLASLDGLSRNRKGLSAALAIFMFSLAGIPPLLGFWPKFAVFTAAIDAQLYLLAIVGVVASVIGAYYYLRVVKAMYFDEPAAPYAASNSRVNAAMIGVAALACSPLGMLAIGPLAGAARAAASALF encoded by the coding sequence ATGAACCCGGTGTTTGCCTCCATCCAGATCGCCGCGCCGGAGCTGGTGCTGACCATCGGCGCGCTGTTCACGCTGATCCTAGGCGTCTTCCGCGGCGACCGCAGCCTGGTGCCGCTGACGTGGGTGTGCGTCCTGATCTTCGCCATCGCCGGCGTCGCTGCGGTGACCGGCGTACCCGGCCTCGCGTTCGGCGGTCTGTACATCGCCGACGGCTTCTCGGTGTTTCTGAAGGTCCTCGTCCTCGGCGGCGCGGCGGTCAGCGCGGTGCTGGCGCTGCCCTACCTTGCCAAGGCCGACACCGGGCGCTTCGAGTACCCCGTCCTGCTGGTGCTCAGCGCGCTTGGCATGTGCATGATGGTCAGCGCGCACGACATGCTGACGCTCTACATCGGGCTCGAGTTGCAGAGCCTGGCCGCCTACGTGCTTGCCGCCTTCCACCGCAACGAGGCGAAATCGAGCGAAGCCGGCCTCAAGTACTTCATCCTCGGCGCGCTCGCCTCGGGCATTCTGCTGTACGGGATCAGCCTGGTCTACGGGTTCGGCGGCTCGACCGATTTCGCGACGCTGGCTAGCGCGGTCCACGGCCGCTCGACCGGCGTCATGTTCGGCCTGGTGTTCATCCTCGCAGGACTCATGTTCAAGATCTCCGCGGTGCCGTTCCACATGTGGACACCGGACGTCTACGAGGGCGCGCCGACACCGGTCGCGGCGTTCTTCGCCTCCGCTCCAAAGGCGGCGGCGATGGGCCTGCTGGTCCGCGTCTGCGTCGAGGCGTTCGGTGGCATGACGCTCGACTGGCGGCAGATCGTTACCTTCGTCAGCATTGCCTCGATGGTGCTCGGCGCGGTCGGCGCGATCGGCCAGACCAACATCAAGCGCCTGCTCGGTTATTCGTCGATCAACAACGTCGGCTTCGCGCTGATCGGGCTGGCGGCGGGCACTGTCGACGGCATCACCGGCGTGCTGTTCTACATGGCGGTCTACCTGGTGATGACGCTCGGCAGCTTCCTCTGCGTGCTCCAGATGCGCGATCTGGACGGCAACCCGGTCGAGACGCTGGCCAGTCTCGATGGCCTGTCGCGGAATCGCAAGGGCCTGTCGGCCGCACTGGCGATCTTCATGTTCAGTCTTGCCGGCATTCCGCCGCTGCTCGGCTTCTGGCCCAAGTTCGCGGTGTTCACCGCCGCCATCGACGCGCAGCTGTACCTGCTCGCCATCGTCGGCGTCGTCGCCAGCGTGATCGGGGCCTATTATTACCTGCGCGTCGTCAAGGCCATGTACTTCGACGAGCCCGCCGCGCCGTACGCCGCGTCGAACAGCCGGGTGAACGCGGCGATGATCGGGGTGGCGGCGCTGGCCTGCTCGCCGCTCGGGATGCTGGCAATCGGGCCGCTGGCAGGCGCGGCGCGGGCGGCTGCGAGCGCGTTGTTCTGA
- a CDS encoding NADH-quinone oxidoreductase subunit M has translation MMGFPVLSLLLLLPLVGVAWILFNGTASNARWTALVFTLAELVIGAGLWLNFDSSTAAFQYVENLPLFAPYFSWHLGIDGIALMLVVLTVFLMPLCILASWTSIEKRVPEYMAAFLLMESLMLGVFASLDLFLFYVFFEGGLIPMYLIIGIWGGARRIYASYKFFLYTLLGSVLMLLAMLYMVGVAHTTDIRALLTYDFAPAAQTWLWLAFFASFAVKMPMWPVHTWLPDAHVEAPTAGSVILAGVMLKLGGYGFVRFSLPMFPEGSAQFLPLIFGLSVVAVIYTSLVALVQTDMKKLIAYSSVAHMGFVTAGLFVFNRQGIEGGILMMLSHGVISGALFLCVGVVYDRLHTRDIARYGGLANNMPKYALFFMLFTMASVGLPATSGFVSEFLVLIGTYQISTWLAAGMTMGIILGAAYMLWLYRRVFYGDPANPDAAAMTDLSAREVGILVAAAIPVLWMGIYPTSFMTPLHAPVTAILQRIERARPVGELVQSGMAARAAPVTAPEAAR, from the coding sequence GTGATGGGTTTCCCGGTGCTGAGCCTGCTGCTCCTGCTGCCGCTCGTCGGCGTTGCGTGGATCCTGTTCAACGGGACCGCCAGCAACGCCCGCTGGACCGCACTCGTGTTCACGCTCGCCGAGCTCGTCATCGGAGCCGGCCTGTGGCTCAACTTCGACAGTTCCACCGCGGCGTTCCAGTATGTCGAGAACCTGCCGCTGTTCGCGCCGTACTTCAGCTGGCACCTCGGCATCGACGGCATCGCGCTGATGCTGGTCGTGCTGACCGTGTTTCTGATGCCGCTCTGCATCCTCGCGTCATGGACCTCGATAGAAAAGCGTGTGCCCGAGTACATGGCGGCATTCCTGCTGATGGAATCGCTGATGCTCGGCGTTTTTGCCAGCCTCGACCTGTTCCTGTTCTACGTCTTCTTCGAGGGCGGCCTGATCCCGATGTACCTGATCATCGGCATCTGGGGCGGCGCGCGGCGCATCTACGCGAGCTACAAGTTCTTCCTCTACACGCTGCTCGGGTCGGTGCTGATGCTGCTAGCGATGCTCTACATGGTTGGTGTCGCGCACACGACCGACATCCGGGCGCTGCTGACCTACGACTTCGCCCCCGCGGCGCAGACCTGGCTGTGGCTGGCGTTCTTCGCGTCGTTCGCGGTCAAGATGCCGATGTGGCCGGTCCACACCTGGTTGCCCGATGCCCACGTCGAGGCCCCGACGGCGGGCTCGGTGATCCTGGCGGGCGTGATGCTCAAGCTCGGCGGCTACGGCTTCGTGCGCTTCTCGCTGCCGATGTTCCCGGAAGGCTCGGCGCAGTTCCTGCCGCTGATCTTCGGATTGAGCGTCGTCGCGGTGATCTACACCAGCCTCGTCGCGCTGGTGCAGACCGACATGAAGAAGCTCATCGCCTATTCCAGCGTCGCCCACATGGGCTTCGTCACGGCGGGGCTGTTCGTCTTCAACCGGCAGGGCATCGAGGGCGGCATCCTGATGATGCTCAGCCACGGCGTCATTTCGGGCGCGTTGTTCCTGTGCGTCGGCGTGGTCTACGACCGGCTGCACACCCGCGACATCGCGCGCTACGGCGGGTTGGCCAACAACATGCCGAAATACGCCCTGTTCTTCATGCTGTTCACCATGGCCTCGGTCGGGCTGCCAGCGACCAGCGGCTTCGTCAGCGAGTTCCTGGTGCTGATCGGTACCTACCAGATCTCGACCTGGCTGGCGGCGGGCATGACGATGGGGATCATCCTCGGCGCGGCCTACATGCTGTGGCTGTACCGCCGCGTGTTCTACGGCGACCCCGCCAATCCCGACGCGGCGGCGATGACCGATTTGTCGGCGCGCGAGGTCGGCATTCTGGTGGCCGCGGCGATCCCGGTACTGTGGATGGGTATCTACCCGACCAGCTTCATGACCCCGCTGCATGCGCCGGTTACCGCGATCCTGCAGCGTATCGAGCGGGCGCGCCCGGTTGGTGAGTTGGTCCAGAGCGGCATGGCGGCACGCGCCGCGCCGGTAACCGCACCCGAGGCCGCTCGATGA
- the nuoL gene encoding NADH-quinone oxidoreductase subunit L codes for MIQLLVFLPLAAALIAGLGNRMLGNTVAKLVTTAALFVSAALAWVVFLDIGLAHGAAYTVPVLEWITSGDLHVDWAFRVDTLTAVMLVVITTVSALVHLYSWGYMDEDPDQPRFFAYLSLFTFAMLMLVTADNLVQMFFGWEGVGLASYLLIGFWYYKPTANAAAIKAFVVNRVGDFGFSLGIFATFLVFGTVQLTPILAGAAAMKGSTLTFLGMPFDTMTCVCLLLFVGAMGKSAQLGLHTWLPDAMEGPTPVSALIHAATMVTAGVFMVCRLSPMFEAAPTALTVVTYVGAATALFAATVACVQTDIKRVIAYSTCSQLGYMFFAAGSGAYGAAMFHLFTHAFFKALLFLGAGAVIHSMHHEQDMRFYGGLRKSIPITFAAMTIGTLSLTGFFFTSGYFSKDALLEAAYANGSEASVVAFAVGALVALLTSFYSWRLVFLTFFGEARWGASEHIQHALHDAHGGGDHGHDTEETNDSVGEEHSSTPVHAQVPHGTGGYHPHESPWTMLLPLVVLSVGALFAGWAFHDVFLGPERAAEFWHGATVVRGGLAEAMEHVPEWVVWTPGAVMLIGFVGAWFAYMRATDLPAKFVASNRGLYAFLTHKWYFDELYNAIFVRPAFAIGRFFWKRGDAGLIDRFGPDGVSALVASGAGAAKRFQSGAIYAYALVMLIGLAAGATWVLAPLMGGQ; via the coding sequence ATGATCCAGCTCCTCGTTTTCCTGCCGCTGGCGGCCGCCTTGATCGCGGGCCTCGGCAACCGGATGCTCGGCAATACCGTCGCCAAGTTGGTGACCACCGCGGCGCTGTTCGTCTCGGCGGCGCTGGCGTGGGTGGTGTTCCTCGACATCGGGCTCGCGCACGGTGCGGCGTACACGGTGCCGGTCCTCGAATGGATCACCTCCGGCGACCTGCACGTCGACTGGGCGTTTCGGGTGGACACGCTGACCGCGGTCATGCTGGTCGTGATCACCACGGTGTCGGCACTCGTCCACCTGTACTCGTGGGGCTACATGGACGAGGACCCCGACCAGCCGCGGTTCTTCGCCTATCTGTCGCTGTTCACCTTTGCGATGCTGATGCTGGTGACCGCCGACAACCTGGTGCAGATGTTCTTCGGCTGGGAGGGCGTCGGCCTCGCCTCGTACCTGCTGATCGGCTTCTGGTACTACAAGCCGACCGCCAATGCGGCCGCGATCAAGGCCTTCGTCGTCAACCGGGTCGGCGACTTCGGCTTCTCGCTCGGCATCTTCGCGACCTTCCTGGTGTTCGGCACGGTCCAGCTGACCCCGATCCTCGCGGGTGCTGCCGCGATGAAGGGCTCGACGCTGACCTTCCTCGGCATGCCGTTCGACACCATGACCTGCGTCTGCCTGCTGCTGTTCGTCGGCGCGATGGGCAAGTCGGCGCAGCTCGGTCTGCACACCTGGCTGCCCGACGCGATGGAGGGCCCGACCCCGGTTTCCGCCCTGATCCACGCCGCGACAATGGTCACCGCCGGCGTCTTCATGGTCTGCCGCCTGTCCCCGATGTTCGAGGCGGCGCCGACTGCGTTGACGGTCGTCACTTACGTGGGTGCCGCGACGGCGCTGTTCGCCGCCACCGTTGCCTGCGTGCAGACCGACATCAAGCGCGTCATCGCCTATTCGACCTGCTCGCAACTCGGCTACATGTTCTTCGCCGCCGGTTCCGGAGCGTACGGCGCGGCGATGTTCCACCTGTTCACGCACGCCTTCTTCAAGGCGCTGCTGTTCCTCGGTGCGGGCGCGGTCATCCACTCGATGCACCACGAGCAGGACATGCGCTTCTATGGCGGCCTGCGGAAATCGATCCCGATCACCTTCGCGGCGATGACCATCGGCACGCTGTCGCTGACCGGCTTCTTCTTCACGTCCGGGTATTTCTCCAAGGATGCGCTGCTCGAGGCCGCCTACGCCAACGGCAGCGAAGCCTCCGTGGTGGCGTTCGCGGTCGGTGCGCTGGTCGCGCTGCTGACCAGTTTCTACTCGTGGCGCCTCGTCTTCCTGACCTTCTTCGGCGAAGCGCGCTGGGGTGCGAGCGAGCACATCCAGCACGCGCTGCACGACGCTCATGGCGGCGGCGACCACGGCCACGATACCGAGGAAACCAACGACAGCGTCGGCGAGGAGCATTCGTCCACGCCCGTCCACGCGCAGGTTCCGCACGGCACCGGCGGCTACCACCCGCACGAGAGTCCGTGGACGATGCTGCTGCCGCTGGTCGTGCTGTCGGTCGGCGCGCTGTTCGCGGGCTGGGCCTTCCACGACGTCTTTCTCGGGCCGGAGCGCGCGGCCGAGTTCTGGCACGGCGCGACGGTCGTCCGTGGCGGTCTCGCCGAAGCGATGGAGCACGTTCCGGAGTGGGTCGTCTGGACCCCGGGCGCGGTCATGCTGATCGGCTTCGTCGGGGCGTGGTTCGCCTACATGCGCGCCACCGACCTGCCGGCGAAGTTCGTCGCCTCGAACCGGGGGCTGTACGCCTTCCTCACGCACAAATGGTATTTCGACGAATTGTATAACGCCATCTTCGTCCGCCCTGCCTTCGCTATCGGGCGGTTCTTCTGGAAGCGCGGCGATGCCGGCCTTATCGACCGCTTCGGGCCCGATGGCGTCTCGGCGTTGGTCGCCAGCGGTGCCGGTGCCGCCAAGCGTTTCCAGTCGGGGGCGATCTATGCCTATGCCCTGGTCATGCTGATCGGCCTCGCAGCGGGCGCAACCTGGGTGCTCGCGCCGCTGATGGGCGGCCAGTGA
- the nuoK gene encoding NADH-quinone oxidoreductase subunit NuoK, which yields MGLGHYITVSAILFVLGVFGIAINRKNVIIILMSIELILLAVNINFVAFSAFLGDLSGQVFAMFVLTVAAAEAAIGLAILVIYFRNRGTIAVDDIPMMKG from the coding sequence ATAGGTCTGGGCCACTACATCACCGTCAGCGCGATCCTGTTCGTGCTCGGCGTCTTCGGCATCGCGATCAACCGCAAGAACGTGATCATCATCCTGATGTCGATCGAGCTGATCCTGCTCGCGGTGAACATCAACTTCGTCGCGTTCTCCGCCTTCCTCGGCGACCTGTCGGGCCAGGTGTTCGCGATGTTCGTGCTGACCGTCGCGGCCGCCGAGGCGGCGATCGGGTTGGCGATCCTGGTCATCTACTTCCGCAATCGCGGCACCATCGCGGTCGACGACATTCCGATGATGAAGGGCTGA